Proteins encoded in a region of the Chryseobacterium piperi genome:
- the istA gene encoding IS21 family transposase yields MIPEQIDHGIPEQIDPQKKVRKRVLNNLAKKYQMANKRIDMLNIKQLLRLYTQGVSKLRISKQLGISRNTAKKYISLFHEHQLTYDELIELSDEDLDDLFETPPTDIRDKANIKKQLESLFPYISKELKRVGVTRYLLWEEYIDKYPSGYQYSRFCHHYREWCKKVNPSMHIEHKAGDKLFVDYTGKKLHIINKETGEQQEVEVFVSILGASGMTFVEATRTQGKEDFLGSLTKTLHYYGGVPAAIVTDNLRTAVKKSHKYEPVITDSLLDFASHYSTTILPTRTYHPKDKALVENAVRIVYTRIFAPLRKDHFFSLEALNKAIENLLEGYNEAPMKRKKYSRADVFREVERHALSPLPAMMYQLKHSARATVHKTSHVYLSKDQHYYSVPFSYIGKKVNIIFSKNTVEIYYDQRRIAFHNRILAKYQYTTVKEHMPSSYQFMTEWNPSRFISWGRSVGEYCEQYIIKILEKKQHPEQSYKTCLGILSLSKKIGNIRLDNACKRALGYEKYSLAMIKSILERGLDNLTDDDAFFEEKKLPKHKNIRGGKYYQ; encoded by the coding sequence TTGATTCCTGAGCAAATTGACCATGGTATTCCTGAGCAAATTGACCCCCAAAAAAAAGTCAGAAAACGTGTCTTGAATAACTTAGCCAAAAAATACCAAATGGCTAACAAAAGAATAGACATGTTGAACATTAAACAATTATTACGATTATACACCCAGGGGGTAAGTAAATTGCGGATAAGCAAACAACTGGGTATCTCACGCAATACTGCTAAAAAGTATATCAGCCTGTTCCATGAACACCAGCTTACATATGACGAGCTGATAGAGCTGAGTGATGAAGATTTAGATGATTTATTCGAGACTCCGCCAACCGATATAAGGGATAAGGCCAATATTAAAAAACAACTTGAATCGTTGTTTCCTTACATATCCAAAGAACTAAAACGTGTTGGGGTCACCCGTTATCTGCTATGGGAAGAATACATAGATAAATACCCTTCAGGCTACCAATATTCCCGCTTTTGCCATCATTACCGGGAATGGTGTAAAAAGGTGAACCCTTCCATGCATATTGAACATAAGGCTGGGGATAAACTTTTTGTGGATTATACAGGAAAAAAACTTCACATTATTAATAAAGAAACAGGAGAACAACAGGAAGTTGAGGTCTTCGTATCCATACTTGGAGCCAGTGGCATGACCTTCGTAGAAGCTACAAGAACCCAGGGGAAAGAAGATTTTCTTGGAAGTCTTACCAAAACCCTGCATTATTATGGAGGAGTTCCCGCAGCTATTGTTACCGATAACCTGCGTACAGCCGTAAAAAAGAGCCATAAGTACGAACCTGTCATCACTGATTCTCTTCTGGATTTTGCTTCCCACTATAGCACTACAATACTTCCTACGCGTACCTATCATCCCAAGGATAAGGCTTTGGTTGAAAATGCGGTACGCATTGTGTATACCCGCATTTTTGCTCCATTGCGTAAAGATCACTTCTTTAGCCTGGAAGCATTGAACAAAGCTATAGAAAACCTGCTGGAAGGATATAATGAAGCTCCCATGAAAAGAAAGAAGTATTCCAGGGCTGATGTTTTCCGTGAGGTTGAAAGACATGCATTATCCCCACTACCAGCTATGATGTACCAGCTCAAGCATTCTGCACGTGCTACCGTTCATAAGACCAGCCATGTATATTTAAGTAAAGACCAGCATTATTACAGTGTTCCGTTCAGCTATATTGGTAAAAAAGTAAACATTATTTTTAGTAAAAATACAGTCGAGATTTACTATGACCAGCGCAGAATAGCATTCCATAACAGAATCCTGGCTAAATATCAGTATACGACTGTAAAAGAACATATGCCTTCATCTTATCAGTTTATGACTGAATGGAATCCCTCCCGGTTTATCTCTTGGGGAAGGTCTGTCGGGGAATATTGTGAGCAGTACATCATCAAAATCCTGGAAAAGAAACAGCATCCTGAGCAGTCCTATAAAACCTGCCTGGGAATCCTTTCATTATCAAAAAAGATCGGCAACATAAGACTTGACAATGCCTGTAAAAGAGCGTTGGGATATGAAAAATACAGCCTTGCCATGATTAAAAGTATTCTGGAAAGAGGGCTGGATAATCTAACCGATGACGATGCATTTTTTGAAGAAAAGAAACTGCCTAAACACAAAAACATAAGGGGCGGAAAATACTATCAGTAA
- a CDS encoding TSUP family transporter, whose translation MSNSLYPIFLKLEKLSLLIIGGGKVALEKLESILGNSPATSIRLVAKEIIPEVRLLQDQYPNLTLFERAYHDHDFKETDLAVIAVNDLVLAGQIRDHAHQNNVLVNIADKPELCDFYLGSIVKKGSLKIAISTNGKSPTIAKRLREILTEAIPDEMDTLLENMQNIRNQLTGDFNYKVKELNRLTTGYLHEEKGSLSQPDLEIEKLISITKTVQRRANIYLAIIGGLLLFGILGIIIYQFNLSGDIQEFMSKDGYIFYWMLFAGFMAEIVAGSMGMGYGVICTTILLLLNVPPPVVSASIHSAESFTTAAGSFSHYKLGNVNKKMVWVLFPLAIVGAIIGALTLSHYGEYYAHIIKPIIACYTLYLGLNILKNAFKEKKPSHAKPKKRTNLRVLGFVGGFIDSFAGGGWGPLVTGTLIKEGRIPRYVVGSSTVAKFLLTLTSAITFIFTIGIHHWNIVLGLLLGGVFTAPFSAMLTSKLPTKKMFIVVGVVVIIMSMITIIKSLI comes from the coding sequence ATGAGTAACTCCTTATATCCTATATTTCTGAAGTTGGAAAAACTGTCACTGCTCATCATCGGTGGTGGCAAAGTTGCCCTGGAAAAGCTCGAATCAATACTGGGGAATTCTCCCGCAACTTCGATTAGACTCGTTGCTAAGGAAATCATTCCTGAAGTCAGATTATTACAGGATCAGTATCCCAATTTAACATTGTTTGAAAGAGCTTATCATGATCATGATTTCAAAGAAACAGATCTTGCAGTGATAGCGGTCAATGATCTTGTATTGGCCGGACAGATCCGGGATCATGCTCATCAAAATAACGTGTTGGTTAATATTGCTGACAAGCCTGAACTATGTGATTTCTATTTAGGCTCTATTGTGAAAAAAGGAAGCCTTAAAATTGCGATTTCAACCAACGGAAAATCTCCAACCATAGCAAAGAGACTAAGAGAAATACTTACTGAAGCCATTCCTGATGAGATGGATACCTTATTGGAGAATATGCAGAACATACGCAATCAGCTAACAGGAGATTTCAATTATAAAGTGAAGGAACTGAACAGACTGACGACAGGATATCTCCACGAAGAAAAAGGCAGTCTTTCCCAACCGGATCTGGAAATTGAAAAGCTGATCAGTATTACAAAAACAGTCCAGCGAAGAGCCAATATCTATCTGGCAATCATAGGGGGTTTACTTCTTTTCGGAATATTGGGAATTATCATTTACCAATTCAACCTCTCCGGTGATATTCAGGAATTTATGAGCAAAGACGGTTATATCTTTTACTGGATGCTGTTTGCGGGATTTATGGCAGAAATTGTTGCCGGATCAATGGGAATGGGCTATGGGGTTATATGCACAACCATTTTATTATTACTTAATGTTCCGCCTCCCGTAGTCAGTGCAAGCATTCACTCTGCAGAATCTTTCACTACAGCAGCCGGAAGTTTCAGCCATTATAAATTAGGAAATGTCAACAAAAAAATGGTCTGGGTTTTATTCCCTTTGGCCATCGTCGGAGCCATAATCGGAGCATTAACACTCTCTCATTATGGCGAATATTATGCCCATATTATAAAACCTATCATTGCCTGCTATACTTTATACCTCGGATTGAATATTCTTAAAAACGCCTTTAAGGAAAAAAAGCCCAGCCACGCTAAACCTAAGAAAAGAACCAATCTGAGAGTGCTGGGATTCGTAGGAGGTTTTATCGACTCATTTGCCGGCGGTGGCTGGGGTCCTTTGGTTACCGGAACCCTGATCAAAGAAGGCAGAATTCCCCGATATGTGGTAGGAAGTTCTACAGTAGCCAAGTTTTTACTCACCCTGACTAGTGCCATTACTTTCATTTTCACCATTGGAATTCACCACTGGAATATTGTCTTAGGCCTTTTGCTGGGTGGTGTTTTTACAGCTCCTTTTTCAGCCATGCTTACTTCAAAGCTCCCTACAAAAAAAATGTTTATTGTAGTTGGAGTAGTGGTTATTATCATGAGTATGATCACCATTATAAAATCACTGATATAA
- a CDS encoding VIT1/CCC1 transporter family protein — translation MHHQLEKHYVNRVGWLRAAVLGANDGLLSTTSIVIGVAAAESQRNTIVLAALAGMIAGALSMAAGEYVSVSSQEDTEKADLLREKRELEEMPETELKELAKIYEARGVSKETAMKVATELSEHNALEAHARDELGINEITQAKPFQAAIASLGSFAVGAMLPFIVSLLAPIDQMVYFQYGFSIVFLMLLGAVSAKTGGSKIGIAVVRICFWGTAAMGITALIGHFFGVTVS, via the coding sequence ATGCATCATCAATTGGAAAAACATTATGTGAACAGAGTTGGCTGGCTTCGTGCAGCTGTTTTGGGTGCTAACGACGGATTATTGTCCACGACCAGTATTGTTATAGGAGTGGCAGCAGCAGAATCGCAGCGTAACACAATTGTTCTGGCTGCTTTGGCTGGAATGATTGCAGGAGCTTTATCCATGGCCGCAGGTGAATATGTATCGGTGAGTTCACAGGAAGACACCGAAAAGGCTGATTTGCTCCGTGAAAAAAGAGAGTTGGAAGAAATGCCGGAAACAGAACTTAAGGAACTGGCAAAAATTTATGAAGCACGCGGTGTAAGTAAAGAGACAGCCATGAAGGTTGCTACTGAATTAAGCGAACATAATGCGTTGGAAGCCCATGCAAGAGATGAATTGGGAATTAATGAAATTACACAGGCCAAACCTTTTCAGGCAGCTATTGCCTCGTTAGGTTCTTTTGCTGTGGGAGCAATGCTTCCTTTTATCGTTTCCCTGCTTGCACCTATTGATCAGATGGTCTATTTTCAATATGGATTTTCAATTGTTTTCCTGATGTTATTAGGTGCGGTTTCGGCTAAAACAGGAGGCTCAAAAATAGGAATTGCTGTGGTAAGAATATGTTTCTGGGGGACAGCTGCAATGGGGATAACAGCTCTGATAGGACATTTTTTCGGAGTTACTGTCTCGTAA
- a CDS encoding IS1182 family transposase: MLSTSKVVFKDYTPKENLLFPPNLSELIDERHPVKIVSNIIDGLDIKSLIKTYKPGGTSCYHPKMLLKVLIYGYLSNIYSSRKMEQALKENIHFMWLSAMSRPDHNTLNRFRSERLKGEIKAIFTQIVLLLEKEGLVSLKTTFVDGTKIEANANRYTFVWGRAVKKHKERIAEQLEELWNYAETVAKDELENTESIDFKEVDSEKVTQTIEKINEVLKDKKVASKVRQKLNYAKKNWADNLEKYKKQQELLEDRNSYSKTDTDATFMRMKEDHMRNGQLKPAYNLQISTHRQFILHYSIHPNPTDTKTLATHLLGFEESYHKAPKELVADAGYGSEENYNLLKSKKIKAYVKYNYFRKDQKSGQITTSQNNPKLAKIREKVFKLLNTSKGIKLRKQRCHDVEPVFAELKHNKNFKRFMLRGKNKVEVEIGILAIAHNLKKMSKAA; the protein is encoded by the coding sequence GTGTTAAGTACGTCAAAAGTAGTCTTTAAAGATTACACCCCCAAAGAAAATCTGCTTTTTCCTCCCAATTTATCGGAGTTGATTGATGAGCGACATCCTGTGAAAATTGTTTCAAACATTATTGATGGCTTGGATATCAAAAGCTTAATTAAAACCTACAAACCTGGCGGAACATCTTGCTACCACCCGAAAATGCTTTTGAAAGTTTTGATTTATGGCTATTTAAGCAATATCTATTCAAGCCGCAAAATGGAGCAGGCCTTGAAAGAAAACATCCATTTTATGTGGCTCTCTGCAATGAGCCGTCCCGATCATAACACCTTAAACAGGTTCCGTAGTGAACGATTGAAAGGTGAGATTAAAGCTATTTTCACACAAATTGTTCTTCTTTTGGAAAAGGAAGGTTTGGTAAGTCTGAAAACCACTTTTGTAGATGGCACCAAGATAGAAGCCAATGCCAATCGCTATACTTTTGTTTGGGGAAGAGCTGTCAAAAAACACAAAGAAAGGATTGCAGAGCAATTAGAAGAGCTTTGGAACTATGCAGAAACAGTTGCCAAAGACGAGCTTGAAAATACAGAAAGTATTGATTTTAAAGAAGTAGATTCTGAAAAAGTAACTCAAACCATCGAAAAGATCAATGAAGTTTTGAAAGATAAAAAAGTAGCTTCAAAAGTTCGTCAGAAACTGAATTATGCTAAGAAAAACTGGGCAGATAATTTAGAGAAATATAAAAAACAGCAAGAATTATTAGAAGATAGAAATTCCTATTCCAAAACCGATACAGACGCTACTTTTATGCGAATGAAGGAGGATCATATGCGAAACGGACAACTAAAACCCGCTTACAATCTACAAATTTCTACCCATAGACAATTCATTTTACATTATTCAATTCATCCCAACCCAACAGACACCAAAACATTAGCGACTCATTTACTGGGTTTTGAAGAAAGCTATCATAAAGCTCCCAAAGAGCTTGTTGCTGATGCTGGTTATGGCTCAGAAGAAAATTACAACTTGTTAAAATCTAAGAAAATAAAAGCTTATGTTAAATATAATTACTTCAGAAAAGATCAGAAATCGGGACAAATAACCACTTCACAAAACAATCCTAAATTGGCAAAAATCAGAGAAAAGGTTTTCAAACTTCTTAATACCAGCAAGGGCATCAAACTCAGAAAACAAAGATGCCATGATGTTGAACCTGTTTTTGCAGAGCTCAAACACAACAAAAATTTTAAACGATTCATGCTTCGGGGAAAAAATAAAGTCGAGGTAGAAATCGGCATACTCGCAATTGCCCACAATCTAAAGAAAATGTCAAAAGCAGCCTAA
- a CDS encoding NAD-dependent epimerase/dehydratase family protein, protein MQTILGANGQIGEELARELKRHYTSDIRIVSRNAKKVNDTDTVFSADLSIRESAIEAVKGSEIAYFTLGLPMNSDLWEKQFLLITKNVIEACKINGTKLVFFDNTYMYPQNDAVLTENTKFAPVGRKGMVRKKMTEMLLKEMEAGEMDIVICRAPEFYGPGKTQSITNTFIFNAIKDGKKLKVPLWDNKLRSLIWTPDASRAAALIGNTPDAFGQTWHLPIDDHRLTYKEFIALVSKVYGKEFKYSIIPKFAFKLGALFNKNAKELQELLPRYEHNNLFDDSKFKTRFPNFQVTTYKQGIEQIKKEQQVAR, encoded by the coding sequence ATGCAAACTATATTAGGTGCCAATGGCCAGATTGGAGAAGAGCTAGCAAGAGAACTAAAACGTCACTATACATCCGATATCAGAATTGTCAGCAGAAATGCTAAAAAAGTCAATGATACGGATACTGTTTTTTCGGCGGATCTTTCAATAAGAGAAAGTGCTATCGAAGCAGTAAAAGGCAGCGAAATTGCTTACTTTACATTAGGCCTGCCAATGAACTCTGATCTCTGGGAAAAACAATTTCTTCTGATCACAAAAAATGTTATTGAGGCCTGTAAGATTAATGGAACCAAATTGGTCTTTTTCGATAATACTTATATGTATCCTCAGAATGATGCAGTGCTTACTGAAAATACAAAGTTTGCTCCTGTCGGGAGAAAAGGTATGGTAAGAAAGAAAATGACGGAGATGCTTTTGAAAGAAATGGAAGCCGGCGAAATGGATATCGTTATCTGTCGCGCTCCTGAATTTTATGGGCCAGGAAAAACACAAAGCATTACCAATACATTTATTTTTAATGCGATCAAAGATGGGAAAAAACTGAAAGTTCCTTTATGGGATAATAAGTTGAGAAGTCTGATATGGACTCCCGATGCCAGCAGAGCTGCTGCGTTGATTGGAAATACACCGGACGCATTCGGACAAACCTGGCACCTTCCGATAGATGATCATCGGTTAACTTACAAAGAATTCATTGCTTTGGTTTCAAAAGTGTACGGAAAAGAGTTTAAATATTCTATTATTCCTAAATTTGCTTTCAAGCTGGGGGCATTGTTTAATAAAAATGCGAAAGAGTTGCAGGAATTGCTTCCGAGATATGAGCACAACAATCTTTTTGATGATTCAAAATTTAAAACACGTTTTCCTAATTTTCAGGTAACTACTTACAAGCAAGGAATAGAACAGATAAAAAAGGAACAGCAGGTTGCCCGTTAA